From a single Populus trichocarpa isolate Nisqually-1 chromosome 17, P.trichocarpa_v4.1, whole genome shotgun sequence genomic region:
- the LOC18106644 gene encoding senescence-associated protein AAF, chlorolplastic isoform X1 produces MALNASKVSSSPFVTQRKLTSTSHGIICSFSKSFQKNKLHPTHQGIELQQLSSKHLLTAKLAFSGESLQGIHGKPVSLIISRRSSTLCQSTRTHRTEEKECTRPYSDSSDSSRAQVGEKEDEHQLMSGRTIHSCHALAEACRFVYNDAKFVNERARNDIILLSRGISRLDARARKGVAILGSGFLKLDARAREDTEKIDRDVKEKAERLHHIATIIKDRAQTKLKTAADKHWSDGALEADLRLADFRAKQRAMEDALMALEFVKNIHELMVSKMYKFPLRKEEGSLTANGILGNIMLEKNGRTLDFFPGEVSTDRITAIQEAYWSMASALSEADGIDYTDPEELELLVTTLIDLDAMDGKGSVSLLAECSNSPDVNTRQALANALAAAPSMWTLGNAGMGALQRLAEDKNPAIANAASKTIHELKKQWEIQEGDSWRFMMNQKPVEEVDSQEDNNDADTG; encoded by the exons ATGGCACTTAATGCAAGCAAGGTTTCGAGCAGCCCTTTTGTGACTCAAAGGAAACTTACCTCTACATCTCATGGAATCATATGTTCCTTTTCCAAgtcattccaaaaaaataaactacacCCTACTCATCAAGGAATTGAGCTTCAACAACTGAGCAGTAAGCATCTCTTGACAGCAAAATTGGCCTTCTCTGGTGAGAGTTTGCAGGGCATACATGGAAAACCAGTTAGTCTCATCATCTCTCGCAGATCTTCCACATTATGCCAGTCAACAAGAACTCATAGAACTGAAGAAAAAGAATGTACTAGACCATACAGTGACAGTTCTGATTCATCCAG GGCACAAGTTGGAGAAAAGGAAGATGAGCATCAACTCATGTCTGGGAGAACTATTCACTCATGTCATGCTTTAGCTGAAGCATGTAGATTTGTATATAATGATGCCAAGTTTGTAAATGAAAGGGCTCGCAACGACATTATTTTACTTTCACG tGGGATATCAAGGCTGGATGCTCGTGCACGTAAAGGTGTTGCGATTCTTGGGTCTGGGTTTCTTAAACTCGATG CTCGAGCAAGAGAGGACACTGAGAAAATTGACCGTGATGTGAAGGAAAAAGCTGAGCGTCTTCATCACATTGCTACT ATCATAAAGGACAGAGCtcaaaccaaattgaaaactGCTGCTGACAAGCATTGGAGTGATGGAGCCTTGGAG GCTGATTTGCGCCTTGCTGACTTCCGCGCCAAGCAACGTGCAATGGAAGATGCTCTAATGGCGTTGGAG TTTGTCAAAAATATCCATGAATTGATGGTGAGCAAGATGTACAAATT CCCGCTGCGTAAGGAGGAAGGTTCACTAACTGCTAATGGCATACTGGGAAATATAATGCTTGAGAAAAATGGTAGGACACTGGACTTCTTCCCTGGAGAAGTATCAACAGATCGCATTACTGCTATTCAG GAAGCTTACTGGAGTATGGCATCTGCGCTCTCTGAAGCTGATGGAATTGACTATACAGATCCTGAAGAG CTCGAGTTGTTGGTTACAACTCTTATAGATCTTGATGCAATGGATGGTAAGGGCAGTGTATCGTTATTGGCAGAATGTTCAAATTCTCCAGATGTCAACACAAG ACAAGCACTGGCCAATGCGTTGGCAGCAGCCCCATCCATGTGGACTCTTGGAAATGCAGGCATGGGAGCCTTACAG AGACTGGCAGAAGATAAAAACCCAGCCATTGCCAATGCAGCATCCAAAACTATCCATGAGCTGAAGAAACAGTGGGAAATACAGGAAGGAGATAGTTGGAGGTTTATGATGAATCAAAAACCAGTTGAAGAAGTAGATAGCCAAGAAGACAATAACGACGCAGATACAGGTTGA
- the LOC18106643 gene encoding myosin-binding protein 3 isoform X1, with product MAGNKFATMLQRNTHKLTVILVYAVLEWILIFLLLLNSLFTYMITRFAKYFGLKKPCPWCSRIDHVLEPGKNTNSCRDLVCETHASEISKLSYCSNHQKLAETQNMCMDCLASRPNHSDQSAGMTRRIAFFTWVSKDAIENGENIVLCSCCNENINSNVYPPYLLFKPSWDSLNYSKKGDLIVGEMDDEKIGIDCKEKSKPDILAHYTDHEDNNEIERDDGEGQQDHEEAADEHQMLSDGGSFGLKDAVEHCSRSETNLQCDEKEAYIMERDSYGMNSIHQGFDDSMIEYCFGKDNSIETIHLHLERNLGCDFNRLIPVELIDSSTTAIYESCNLKEELAEEIHQNGTTDSASHIEMNNEENTSYAEVESVNIAMDCCDKSLDSNCTEMKKDPDSKERKQVMSLEEAQTLSLSGNNVDMVETKEPDEFPAAHEEENNDCNLLTGQSKSKDFVELSDFAINQPQDQESTISPCVQEDHSSVNGNEAEILNAPESNECGPNNRETTTIEEKMMSADNNQESINHHLSSHLESTEAEEEKFPETPTSVDSAHYLHKKLLIFEKRESGTEESLDGSVVSEMDSGDPVLTIEQLKTALKSERKAFGALYTELEEERSASAIAANQTMAMINRLQEEKAAMQMEALQYQRMMEEQSEYDQEALQLLNELMVKREKEKQELEKELEVYRKKVLDYEAKEKLRMMRRTKNGSIRSRASSATCSSAEDLDELSIDLNREAKDEDGSSSIENQEIGSNNTSSDEVVNLQEIALDYVKQISALDDPLAEFEEERLSILDQLKALEEKLRNLDANEYNDDMPSEEQSSKYTVRGFDEIYEISTPEENGISNELSKNGDYPEKKTVSSMAKNLLPLLDAADNETEEGFIFNENVESEFVRMENSLVPKFDLDRKKLVIEEEVDHVYERLQALEADREFLKHCMSSIQMGDKGTDLLQEILKHLRDLRAVELRVSNMSEEPLE from the exons ATGGCAGGCAACAAGTTTGCAACCATGCTACAAAGAAACACACACAAACTCACTGTAATTCTAGTGTATGCAGTTCTTGAATGGATTTTGATCTTTCTCCTACTCCTCAACTCTTTATTCACTTATATGATAACCAGATTTGCCAAGTACTTTGGCCTTAAAAAGCCTTGCCCTTGGTGTTCCAGGATTGATCATGTGTTGGAGCCTGGAAAGAACACCAACTCTTGTAGAGATCTTGTGTGTGAGACTCATGCATCTGAGATTTCCAAACTGAGTTATTGTTCAAATCATCAAAAACTAGCTGAGACACAGAATATGTGCATGGACTGCTTGGCTTCTCGGCCAAATCACAGTGATCAGTCTGCTGGAATGACAAGGAGGATTGCTTTCTTTACTTGGGTAAgcaaggatgcaattgaaaatggTGAAAATATTGTCTTGTGTTCTTGCTGCAATGAGAACATAAACAGCAATGTCTACCCTCCTTATTTGCTGTTCAAGCCTTCCTGGGATTCTTTGAATTACAGCAAGAAAGGAGATTTGATCGTAGGAGAGATGGATGATGAAAAAATTGGAATTGACTGCAAGGAAAAAAGCAAACCTGATATCTTGGCACATTATACTGACCATGAAGACAACAATGAGATTGAAAGAGATGATGGAGAAGGACAACAGGATCATGAAGAGGCTGCTGATGAACATCAAATGCTATCTGATGGTGGAAGTTTTGGCCTCAAAGATGCAGTGGAGCACTGTTCACGGTCTGAAACAAACTTGCAATGTGATGAAAAGGAAGCTTATATTATGGAGCGTGACTCGTACGGTATGAATTCTATTCATCAAGGTTTTGATGACAGTATGATTGAATATTGTTTTGGAAAAGACAATTCCATTGAAACCATCCATCTGCATTTGGAGAGAAATCTTGGCTGTGACTTTAATCGTTTAATCCCTGTTGAACTGATTGATTCATCAACCACCGCAATTTACGAATCCTGCAACTTAAAGGAAGAACTTGCCGAGGAAATTCATCAAAATGGAACAACTGATTCTGCATCGCATATCGAAATGAATAATGAAGAAAACACAAGTTACGCAGAAGTTGAAAGCGTGAATATAGCAATGGATTGCTGCGACAAATCTTTAGACTCGAATTGCACAGAGATGAAAAAAGATCCGGACAGCAAGGAACGCAAACAAGTCATGTCTCTAGAAGAAGCTCAAACATTATCCCTTAGTGGAAACAATGTGGATATGGTGGAAACCAAAGAGCCGGATGAGTTTCCAG CAGCTCATGAGGAAGAAAATAATGACTGCAACTTGTTGACTGGGCAAAGCAAATCCAAGGACTTCGTAGAGCTCTCTGATTTTGCAATCAATCAACCACAAGATCAAGAATCAACAATATCGCCGTGCGTGCAAGAAGATCACTCTTCTGTAAATGGCAATGAAGCAGAAATTCTCAATGCCCCTGAAAGTAATGAATGTG GTCCAAACAACAGAGAAACGACTACcatagaagaaaaaatgatgTCAGCAGATAATAACCAAGAGAGTATAAATCATCATTTATCTTCGCATTTGGAGTCTACTGAAGCTGAGGAGGAAAAGTTTCCCGAGACACCTACTTCTGTTGACAGCGCTCACTACTTGCATAAGAAGCTTTTGATATTTGAGAAACGAGAGTCAGGGACCGAGGAATCTTTAGATGGAAGTGTGGTAAGTGAGATGGATTCCGGTGATCCAGTTCTTACGATTGAACAGCTGAAAACAGCACTTAAATCTGAAAGAAAAGCTTTTGGAGCATTGTATACAGAACTAGAGGAAGAGAGGAGTGCCTCTGCAATAGCTGCAAACCAGACAATGGCTATGATAAACAGGCTTCAAGAAGAGAAAGCAGCAATGCAAATGGAAGCATTGCAATACCAGAGGATGATGGAAGAACAGTCTGAATATGACCAGGAAGCCTTACAACTTCTAAACGAGCTCATGGtcaagagagaaaaggagaagcAAGAGCTTGAGAAAGAGTTGGAAGTGTATCGCAAGAAGGTTTTGGACTATGAAGCTAAAGAAAAACTGAGAATGATGAGAAGAACAAAAAATGGAAGTATAAGAAGTAGAGCTTCTTCTGCTACATGCAGCAGTGCTGAGGATCTTGATGAGCTATCTATTGATCTCAATCGTGAAGCGAAGGATGAAGATGGTAGCAGCAGTATCGAAAACCAGGAAATTGGTAGCAATAATACTTCTAGTGATGAAGTCGTAAATTTGCAGGAAATAGCACTGGATTATGTGAAGCAGATAAGTGCTCTTGATGATCCCCTGGCTGAATTTGAGGAAGAGAGGCTGTCTATTTTAGATCAGCTCAAGGCATTGGAGGAGAAGCTACGAAATTTGGATGCTAATGAATACAATGACGATATGCCTTCGGAAGAGCAATCCTCTAAGTATACTGTCAGAGGATTCGATGAGATCTATGAAATAAGCACTCCAGAAGAAAATGGGATTTCAAATGAATTGTCAAAGAATGGAGATTATCCTGAGAAGAAAACAGTGAGTTCCATGGCAAAGAACCTCCTCCCTCTTCTGGATGCTGCTGATAATGAAACTGAAGAAGGGTTTATATTCAACGAAAATGTTGAATCTGAATTtgtcagaatggaaaactcttTGGTTCCCAAATTTGATTTAGACAGAAAAAAACTAGTAATTGAAGAGGAGGTAGATCATGTTTATGAGAGACTACAAGCTCTTGAAGCAGACAGGGAATTTCTGAAGCATTGTATGAGTTCAATACAGATGGGAGACAAGGGGACGGATCTTCTCCAAGAGATCTTGAAACATCTGCGTGATCTTAGAGCGGTGGAACTACGGGTAAGTAACATGAGTGAGGAACCTCTGGAGTGA
- the LOC18106643 gene encoding myosin-binding protein 3 isoform X2, which translates to MAGNKFATMLQRNTHKLTVILVYAVLEWILIFLLLLNSLFTYMITRFAKYFGLKKPCPWCSRIDHVLEPGKNTNSCRDLVCETHASEISKLSYCSNHQKLAETQNMCMDCLASRPNHSDQSAGMTRRIAFFTWVSKDAIENGENIVLCSCCNENINSNVYPPYLLFKPSWDSLNYSKKGDLIVGEMDDEKIGIDCKEKSKPDILAHYTDHEDNNEIERDDGEGQQDHEEAADEHQMLSDGGSFGLKDAVEHCSRSETNLQCDEKEAYIMERDSYGMNSIHQGFDDSMIEYCFGKDNSIETIHLHLERNLGCDFNRLIPVELIDSSTTAIYESCNLKEELAEEIHQNGTTDSASHIEMNNEENTSYAEVESVNIAMDCCDKSLDSNCTEMKKDPDSKERKQVMSLEEAQTLSLSGNNVDMVETKEPDEFPAHEEENNDCNLLTGQSKSKDFVELSDFAINQPQDQESTISPCVQEDHSSVNGNEAEILNAPESNECGPNNRETTTIEEKMMSADNNQESINHHLSSHLESTEAEEEKFPETPTSVDSAHYLHKKLLIFEKRESGTEESLDGSVVSEMDSGDPVLTIEQLKTALKSERKAFGALYTELEEERSASAIAANQTMAMINRLQEEKAAMQMEALQYQRMMEEQSEYDQEALQLLNELMVKREKEKQELEKELEVYRKKVLDYEAKEKLRMMRRTKNGSIRSRASSATCSSAEDLDELSIDLNREAKDEDGSSSIENQEIGSNNTSSDEVVNLQEIALDYVKQISALDDPLAEFEEERLSILDQLKALEEKLRNLDANEYNDDMPSEEQSSKYTVRGFDEIYEISTPEENGISNELSKNGDYPEKKTVSSMAKNLLPLLDAADNETEEGFIFNENVESEFVRMENSLVPKFDLDRKKLVIEEEVDHVYERLQALEADREFLKHCMSSIQMGDKGTDLLQEILKHLRDLRAVELRVSNMSEEPLE; encoded by the exons ATGGCAGGCAACAAGTTTGCAACCATGCTACAAAGAAACACACACAAACTCACTGTAATTCTAGTGTATGCAGTTCTTGAATGGATTTTGATCTTTCTCCTACTCCTCAACTCTTTATTCACTTATATGATAACCAGATTTGCCAAGTACTTTGGCCTTAAAAAGCCTTGCCCTTGGTGTTCCAGGATTGATCATGTGTTGGAGCCTGGAAAGAACACCAACTCTTGTAGAGATCTTGTGTGTGAGACTCATGCATCTGAGATTTCCAAACTGAGTTATTGTTCAAATCATCAAAAACTAGCTGAGACACAGAATATGTGCATGGACTGCTTGGCTTCTCGGCCAAATCACAGTGATCAGTCTGCTGGAATGACAAGGAGGATTGCTTTCTTTACTTGGGTAAgcaaggatgcaattgaaaatggTGAAAATATTGTCTTGTGTTCTTGCTGCAATGAGAACATAAACAGCAATGTCTACCCTCCTTATTTGCTGTTCAAGCCTTCCTGGGATTCTTTGAATTACAGCAAGAAAGGAGATTTGATCGTAGGAGAGATGGATGATGAAAAAATTGGAATTGACTGCAAGGAAAAAAGCAAACCTGATATCTTGGCACATTATACTGACCATGAAGACAACAATGAGATTGAAAGAGATGATGGAGAAGGACAACAGGATCATGAAGAGGCTGCTGATGAACATCAAATGCTATCTGATGGTGGAAGTTTTGGCCTCAAAGATGCAGTGGAGCACTGTTCACGGTCTGAAACAAACTTGCAATGTGATGAAAAGGAAGCTTATATTATGGAGCGTGACTCGTACGGTATGAATTCTATTCATCAAGGTTTTGATGACAGTATGATTGAATATTGTTTTGGAAAAGACAATTCCATTGAAACCATCCATCTGCATTTGGAGAGAAATCTTGGCTGTGACTTTAATCGTTTAATCCCTGTTGAACTGATTGATTCATCAACCACCGCAATTTACGAATCCTGCAACTTAAAGGAAGAACTTGCCGAGGAAATTCATCAAAATGGAACAACTGATTCTGCATCGCATATCGAAATGAATAATGAAGAAAACACAAGTTACGCAGAAGTTGAAAGCGTGAATATAGCAATGGATTGCTGCGACAAATCTTTAGACTCGAATTGCACAGAGATGAAAAAAGATCCGGACAGCAAGGAACGCAAACAAGTCATGTCTCTAGAAGAAGCTCAAACATTATCCCTTAGTGGAAACAATGTGGATATGGTGGAAACCAAAGAGCCGGATGAGTTTCCAG CTCATGAGGAAGAAAATAATGACTGCAACTTGTTGACTGGGCAAAGCAAATCCAAGGACTTCGTAGAGCTCTCTGATTTTGCAATCAATCAACCACAAGATCAAGAATCAACAATATCGCCGTGCGTGCAAGAAGATCACTCTTCTGTAAATGGCAATGAAGCAGAAATTCTCAATGCCCCTGAAAGTAATGAATGTG GTCCAAACAACAGAGAAACGACTACcatagaagaaaaaatgatgTCAGCAGATAATAACCAAGAGAGTATAAATCATCATTTATCTTCGCATTTGGAGTCTACTGAAGCTGAGGAGGAAAAGTTTCCCGAGACACCTACTTCTGTTGACAGCGCTCACTACTTGCATAAGAAGCTTTTGATATTTGAGAAACGAGAGTCAGGGACCGAGGAATCTTTAGATGGAAGTGTGGTAAGTGAGATGGATTCCGGTGATCCAGTTCTTACGATTGAACAGCTGAAAACAGCACTTAAATCTGAAAGAAAAGCTTTTGGAGCATTGTATACAGAACTAGAGGAAGAGAGGAGTGCCTCTGCAATAGCTGCAAACCAGACAATGGCTATGATAAACAGGCTTCAAGAAGAGAAAGCAGCAATGCAAATGGAAGCATTGCAATACCAGAGGATGATGGAAGAACAGTCTGAATATGACCAGGAAGCCTTACAACTTCTAAACGAGCTCATGGtcaagagagaaaaggagaagcAAGAGCTTGAGAAAGAGTTGGAAGTGTATCGCAAGAAGGTTTTGGACTATGAAGCTAAAGAAAAACTGAGAATGATGAGAAGAACAAAAAATGGAAGTATAAGAAGTAGAGCTTCTTCTGCTACATGCAGCAGTGCTGAGGATCTTGATGAGCTATCTATTGATCTCAATCGTGAAGCGAAGGATGAAGATGGTAGCAGCAGTATCGAAAACCAGGAAATTGGTAGCAATAATACTTCTAGTGATGAAGTCGTAAATTTGCAGGAAATAGCACTGGATTATGTGAAGCAGATAAGTGCTCTTGATGATCCCCTGGCTGAATTTGAGGAAGAGAGGCTGTCTATTTTAGATCAGCTCAAGGCATTGGAGGAGAAGCTACGAAATTTGGATGCTAATGAATACAATGACGATATGCCTTCGGAAGAGCAATCCTCTAAGTATACTGTCAGAGGATTCGATGAGATCTATGAAATAAGCACTCCAGAAGAAAATGGGATTTCAAATGAATTGTCAAAGAATGGAGATTATCCTGAGAAGAAAACAGTGAGTTCCATGGCAAAGAACCTCCTCCCTCTTCTGGATGCTGCTGATAATGAAACTGAAGAAGGGTTTATATTCAACGAAAATGTTGAATCTGAATTtgtcagaatggaaaactcttTGGTTCCCAAATTTGATTTAGACAGAAAAAAACTAGTAATTGAAGAGGAGGTAGATCATGTTTATGAGAGACTACAAGCTCTTGAAGCAGACAGGGAATTTCTGAAGCATTGTATGAGTTCAATACAGATGGGAGACAAGGGGACGGATCTTCTCCAAGAGATCTTGAAACATCTGCGTGATCTTAGAGCGGTGGAACTACGGGTAAGTAACATGAGTGAGGAACCTCTGGAGTGA
- the LOC18106644 gene encoding senescence-associated protein AAF, chlorolplastic isoform X3, whose amino-acid sequence MPLPSLFRAQVGEKEDEHQLMSGRTIHSCHALAEACRFVYNDAKFVNERARNDIILLSRGISRLDARARKGVAILGSGFLKLDARAREDTEKIDRDVKEKAERLHHIATIIKDRAQTKLKTAADKHWSDGALEADLRLADFRAKQRAMEDALMALEFVKNIHELMVSKMYKFPLRKEEGSLTANGILGNIMLEKNGRTLDFFPGEVSTDRITAIQEAYWSMASALSEADGIDYTDPEELELLVTTLIDLDAMDGKGSVSLLAECSNSPDVNTRQALANALAAAPSMWTLGNAGMGALQRLAEDKNPAIANAASKTIHELKKQWEIQEGDSWRFMMNQKPVEEVDSQEDNNDADTG is encoded by the exons ATGCCATTGCCCTCTCTCTTCAG GGCACAAGTTGGAGAAAAGGAAGATGAGCATCAACTCATGTCTGGGAGAACTATTCACTCATGTCATGCTTTAGCTGAAGCATGTAGATTTGTATATAATGATGCCAAGTTTGTAAATGAAAGGGCTCGCAACGACATTATTTTACTTTCACG tGGGATATCAAGGCTGGATGCTCGTGCACGTAAAGGTGTTGCGATTCTTGGGTCTGGGTTTCTTAAACTCGATG CTCGAGCAAGAGAGGACACTGAGAAAATTGACCGTGATGTGAAGGAAAAAGCTGAGCGTCTTCATCACATTGCTACT ATCATAAAGGACAGAGCtcaaaccaaattgaaaactGCTGCTGACAAGCATTGGAGTGATGGAGCCTTGGAG GCTGATTTGCGCCTTGCTGACTTCCGCGCCAAGCAACGTGCAATGGAAGATGCTCTAATGGCGTTGGAG TTTGTCAAAAATATCCATGAATTGATGGTGAGCAAGATGTACAAATT CCCGCTGCGTAAGGAGGAAGGTTCACTAACTGCTAATGGCATACTGGGAAATATAATGCTTGAGAAAAATGGTAGGACACTGGACTTCTTCCCTGGAGAAGTATCAACAGATCGCATTACTGCTATTCAG GAAGCTTACTGGAGTATGGCATCTGCGCTCTCTGAAGCTGATGGAATTGACTATACAGATCCTGAAGAG CTCGAGTTGTTGGTTACAACTCTTATAGATCTTGATGCAATGGATGGTAAGGGCAGTGTATCGTTATTGGCAGAATGTTCAAATTCTCCAGATGTCAACACAAG ACAAGCACTGGCCAATGCGTTGGCAGCAGCCCCATCCATGTGGACTCTTGGAAATGCAGGCATGGGAGCCTTACAG AGACTGGCAGAAGATAAAAACCCAGCCATTGCCAATGCAGCATCCAAAACTATCCATGAGCTGAAGAAACAGTGGGAAATACAGGAAGGAGATAGTTGGAGGTTTATGATGAATCAAAAACCAGTTGAAGAAGTAGATAGCCAAGAAGACAATAACGACGCAGATACAGGTTGA
- the LOC18106644 gene encoding senescence-associated protein AAF, chlorolplastic isoform X2, translating into MALNASKVSSSPFVTQRKLTSTSHGIICSFSKSFQKNKLHPTHQGIELQQLSSKHLLTAKLAFSGESLQGIHGKPVSLIISRRSSTLCQSTRTHRTEEKECTRPYSDSSDSSSGISRLDARARKGVAILGSGFLKLDARAREDTEKIDRDVKEKAERLHHIATIIKDRAQTKLKTAADKHWSDGALEADLRLADFRAKQRAMEDALMALEFVKNIHELMVSKMYKFPLRKEEGSLTANGILGNIMLEKNGRTLDFFPGEVSTDRITAIQEAYWSMASALSEADGIDYTDPEELELLVTTLIDLDAMDGKGSVSLLAECSNSPDVNTRQALANALAAAPSMWTLGNAGMGALQRLAEDKNPAIANAASKTIHELKKQWEIQEGDSWRFMMNQKPVEEVDSQEDNNDADTG; encoded by the exons ATGGCACTTAATGCAAGCAAGGTTTCGAGCAGCCCTTTTGTGACTCAAAGGAAACTTACCTCTACATCTCATGGAATCATATGTTCCTTTTCCAAgtcattccaaaaaaataaactacacCCTACTCATCAAGGAATTGAGCTTCAACAACTGAGCAGTAAGCATCTCTTGACAGCAAAATTGGCCTTCTCTGGTGAGAGTTTGCAGGGCATACATGGAAAACCAGTTAGTCTCATCATCTCTCGCAGATCTTCCACATTATGCCAGTCAACAAGAACTCATAGAACTGAAGAAAAAGAATGTACTAGACCATACAGTGACAGTTCTGATTCATCCAG tGGGATATCAAGGCTGGATGCTCGTGCACGTAAAGGTGTTGCGATTCTTGGGTCTGGGTTTCTTAAACTCGATG CTCGAGCAAGAGAGGACACTGAGAAAATTGACCGTGATGTGAAGGAAAAAGCTGAGCGTCTTCATCACATTGCTACT ATCATAAAGGACAGAGCtcaaaccaaattgaaaactGCTGCTGACAAGCATTGGAGTGATGGAGCCTTGGAG GCTGATTTGCGCCTTGCTGACTTCCGCGCCAAGCAACGTGCAATGGAAGATGCTCTAATGGCGTTGGAG TTTGTCAAAAATATCCATGAATTGATGGTGAGCAAGATGTACAAATT CCCGCTGCGTAAGGAGGAAGGTTCACTAACTGCTAATGGCATACTGGGAAATATAATGCTTGAGAAAAATGGTAGGACACTGGACTTCTTCCCTGGAGAAGTATCAACAGATCGCATTACTGCTATTCAG GAAGCTTACTGGAGTATGGCATCTGCGCTCTCTGAAGCTGATGGAATTGACTATACAGATCCTGAAGAG CTCGAGTTGTTGGTTACAACTCTTATAGATCTTGATGCAATGGATGGTAAGGGCAGTGTATCGTTATTGGCAGAATGTTCAAATTCTCCAGATGTCAACACAAG ACAAGCACTGGCCAATGCGTTGGCAGCAGCCCCATCCATGTGGACTCTTGGAAATGCAGGCATGGGAGCCTTACAG AGACTGGCAGAAGATAAAAACCCAGCCATTGCCAATGCAGCATCCAAAACTATCCATGAGCTGAAGAAACAGTGGGAAATACAGGAAGGAGATAGTTGGAGGTTTATGATGAATCAAAAACCAGTTGAAGAAGTAGATAGCCAAGAAGACAATAACGACGCAGATACAGGTTGA